In Marinibacterium anthonyi, the DNA window ATCTATCGATCATATCACGCAGGAAAATGCCCGCACCGCCGAACGCACCGCCCGCAGTGTGACCGAGCTGGAAAACCAGTCCCAGGGGATGCTTCGGGCGATCTCCGTCTTCAAGCTTGTCCGCAATGAAAAAGCCGCCGCGGCGCACCGCGCGGCCTGAAGGGGCGGCCTGACCGGGGCGGCCTGCCGGGCGCGGGGCTTGCCGGAGTGCCTGAAAACCCAACGCGCAAGATCCGGCCCCAAGCCGCTGGCTGACAGATTGGCCCGCGCCGGTTCTTTGCGGGGCCATCTGTCCTTCGCCAGCCCCCCATCAAAGCACATGGACGGATCGCCATTGCCGTCTCGCCCCCGCATCAGCCGGATCGACATTCGTGAACGAATGGTAAATCCGCCTCTGCAACCCATTGATTTCATTGCACAGCACGAATGTCCCACGCGTGGGACATTCCACCCCGGGCGGCCCGGTCAGCGGTCGTCGCCCATCCCGCCTTCGTCGTCGAATTCCTCGTCCATCGTGGCCTGCACCGCCCCCGCCACCGCCTCGCGCTGGCGCGGAGTCAGCTCTTCCCCGTGATCCTCGGCCAGACGGACGGTGACCTCGCGGTGAGCGAACTTGATGCCCTCGCGGGCGAAAAGCGCGCGGATCTCCTCGTAGACCCTTTTGCGGACCAGCCACTGATCGCCCGGCTTGGTCATGAACTTCACCCTGATGATCATCGCGCTGTCCTGCATTTCGATCACGCCCTGGCTTTTCAGCGGCTGGATGAAGTTCTCGCCGATCACCGGGTCCTCCATCAGCTCCTGCCCCAGTTTCTTGATCAGCTTGCGGACCTTTTCGACATCCGTGTCGTAGGTCACCCTGAGCGGCAGTTTCATGATCACCCAGTCGCGCGAATAATTGGTCAGCACCTGGATCTCGCCGAACGGCACGGTCTGCAGCGCGCCCAGGTGATGGCGCAGCTGGAACGACCGGACCGAGATCTTTTCCACCGTCCCCTTCACATTGCCCAGGTCGATGTATTCCCCCTTGCGGAACGCATCGTCGATCAGAAAGAACGCGCCCGAGAAGATGTCGCGCACCAGCGTCTGCGCGCCAAAACCGATGGCAATCCCGATGACCCCGGCGCCGGCGAACAGCGGGCTGACGTTCACCCCAAGCTCCAGCAGCGCGATCAGCGCGATCGTCACCACCACCACCGCCAGGATCCCGCCCCGGAAAAGCGGCAGCAGGGTCGCCAGCCGGCTCGCGCCCGAAGCACCGCCCTCGTCGCCCAGTTCGGCCCCGTCGTCGGCAGGCACTTCCTGGGCGATCATCCCGTCGATCCAGATCCGGAAGAGGTTGTAGACGATGTACCCGACGAACAGCACGATCGCGACGTCCAGGAAATTGCCCACCAGGGTTTCCCGGACCATCTTGTTGTCCCTGAGCCAGATCAGGATCAGCGCGTAACTGCCCGCCGCCAACGCCAGGATCCCCGCGACCTGGCGGAACAGGTCCTCGTAGCTCATCGGCCGGTGGGTGATCCTTGGCAGGGTATCGCCAGCTTCCTCGGCCTCGGCCGCGGCATGATCGCGGTTGGCATCCTCGCGCCGGCGGATCCGGTCGAAATAGCGTTCCAGCGCAAAGTTCATCACCGCGTAAACCACCAGCATCGTCAGGAAGACGCCATAGGCCCCGGCATTCAGCGAAATGCGTTCATCCCGTTCCAGCACCAGGTCGAAACTGTGCCGCAGCCAGCCGAAGACGAAGAACAGGATCAGCGCCGGCGCCCAGATCAGCGACAGGCTGCGCAGGGCCCAGGGCACGTCTTCGGGGCGCCGCCCGCTGCGGATCACCCCGCCGATCGCTCGCCCGTTGACCAGAACCATGGCAATGTTGGCCAGCATGGCGACCAGGGTCAGGACCAGCGACAGCAGGGCGTAGACGTTGTAGTTCAGCCCGATTTCCTTGATCCAGGTCGCGGCGTACCCGCTCCAGACTCCGTAAGAGCTGATGGCCCAGAGCCAGAGGTAGAGCCGCCGCGCGTCCCGGTCGGTGAGGTTGGGGATGCGGTATTGCGGCAGGTAGGGCGACAGGGTCATCCGCCACAGATCGCCGATGGTGCGCGACATGAAGAAGGCCAGGAAGATCGCCGCGACCGTGATTTCGACCGAACGGTCGTTGGGATTGCCGAACACCAGCAGCCCGATCAGCGTCACCACGATCAGCACGAAACCGGTACCCAGCAGGCCGACCAGGAACCGCAGGGCCAGGAACGGGACCTTTTCGGTGTAGCCCCTGGGCTTTTCCAGGATCCGCGACGTCACCAGCCCGCGCAGCACCCGCTTGCCAAAGATTTCGACCGTGGCCAGCCGCCCCACCGCCAGCAGCACAAGCGTGGCCACCAGCACCTCGAGATAGGTCGATATCTTGCCCGTGGGGCTGGTGGCGCGCAGGATGTAAAGCACCTCGTTGACCGACACCGGCAGCACGGCCAGCCGTTCCTCGAGCCGGTCGATGAAGGATCCGATCACGTGGTAGGTCTGCATCAGGCCCGACAATTCGGCGTCGGACGACATCGGATCGGGGGTGCGCGGGTCCGATGCGCCGATCACGCCGCCGCCGTTGTCGACCACGACAACGCTGACCCCGGCCTCGGCAGCCTGGCGCAGGGCGTCGGCCAGGTTGGTCGCGGCGTCCGGCTCGGCCGTGGCAGTGCCGCCCGAAGACGAGATCCCGGGCAGCCCGGGCAAAAGCTGGGCCCGGCCCGCGCCGGGCAGCAGCAGCGCGCACAGCGCCAGGAGGACCGCGCAGATCAGCGGGTAGCGTCGGGTCATTGCGGAAACATATCCTGGAACCGTTCCTGTCGGGCCGCCCGGATCGGGCATTTTTCAGGCTATCCGGGCGGACGATCCGGCGCAATCGGGGCGGCGGTTTCCCATTGCATCCGTGACGGTTTCAAATACTAGGGTTTCAGGGGCCCGCGCCATGGCGGGCATACAGTCGGAACGGGACGGTCGGACATGGCGAAAACGGCAATTTCGGCCCGAATTCCGGTCTATTCGGCCAATTCGGGCGATGAAGTCGCAGGCCCCGGGCCGGTCTGGCATCGCCAACACCGAAACGGCTCGTTATGGTGCGGTCAGGGTGAGATGCGTACCAGGGCAGTGACTTCCTGCAAGCCGGGCGTGACGATCATCGAATGGAACGACGTGCCGGAACGATCCGGCACGGATCTGAGGCAGTGAATGCAATCATGATCGATGCCGACGCGGATAGGGTGCTGAAACCGGGCACCGGCGCCATGCGCGTCATGCTGTACAGCCACGACACATTCGGCCTGGGCCACCTGCGCCGGACGCGGGCGCTGGCCTCGGCCATCACCGAGGCGGACCCGACCGCATCGGCCCTGATCGTCACCGGATCGCCGGTGGCGGGCCGCTTTGCCTTTCCGCCCAAGGTCGACCACATCCGCCTGCCCGGCGTGACCAAGCTGGCCGATGGCAGCTATGCCAGCCAGGCGCTGGGGCTGGATATCGATGAAACGACCGACCTGCGCGCCAGCCTGATCGAGGCCGCCGCCACCGTCTTCAAACCCGACCTGCTGATCGTCGACAAGGAGCCCACCGGCTTTCGCGGCGAATTGATGCCGACGCTGGACCGGCTGGTGGCCAACGGGCGATCCAAGCTGGTGCTGGGCCTGCGCGACGTGCTGGACGAACCCGAAGTGCTGGTCGAGGAATGGGGCCACAAGGGCGCTGTCGAGGCCGCCGAACGCTATTACCACGAACTCTGGGTGTATGGGCTGCGGTCCATCTATGACCCGACCGCCGCGCTGCCCTTCAGCCAGGCGCTGCGCGAGCGGATGGTGTTTACCGGCTACCTGCGGCGCGACCAGATGCAGATCGGCGTGCCGCCCGCGGGCGATTACGTGCTGGTCACGCCCGGCGGCGGCGGCGACGGGCAGACCATGGTGAACCTGGTCCTGTCCGCCTACGAGGCCGACCCGACGCTGTCCCCCCGCGCGATCCTGGTCTACGGCCCGTTCCTGTCGGGTGACACGCGGGCCGAATTCGAACGGCGGGTCAAGGCGCTGCACGGCCGGGTCGAGGCGGTCGGCTTCGAAAGCCAGATCGAGACGCTGATCGCGGGTGCCAGCGGTGTAATCTGCATGGGCGGCTACAATACCTTCTGCGAAGTGCTGACATTCGACCGCCCCGCCGTGATCGTGCCGCGCACG includes these proteins:
- a CDS encoding undecaprenyldiphospho-muramoylpentapeptide beta-N- acetylglucosaminyltransferase; this translates as MIDADADRVLKPGTGAMRVMLYSHDTFGLGHLRRTRALASAITEADPTASALIVTGSPVAGRFAFPPKVDHIRLPGVTKLADGSYASQALGLDIDETTDLRASLIEAAATVFKPDLLIVDKEPTGFRGELMPTLDRLVANGRSKLVLGLRDVLDEPEVLVEEWGHKGAVEAAERYYHELWVYGLRSIYDPTAALPFSQALRERMVFTGYLRRDQMQIGVPPAGDYVLVTPGGGGDGQTMVNLVLSAYEADPTLSPRAILVYGPFLSGDTRAEFERRVKALHGRVEAVGFESQIETLIAGASGVICMGGYNTFCEVLTFDRPAVIVPRTVPRREQYIRARRAEEMGLVGMIDEWRDGLTTEAMIAAIRGLTARPQPSQSFPPGLLDGLDHVTERVASLLALRRECAAE
- the ykuT gene encoding putative MscS family protein YkuT, which codes for MTRRYPLICAVLLALCALLLPGAGRAQLLPGLPGISSSGGTATAEPDAATNLADALRQAAEAGVSVVVVDNGGGVIGASDPRTPDPMSSDAELSGLMQTYHVIGSFIDRLEERLAVLPVSVNEVLYILRATSPTGKISTYLEVLVATLVLLAVGRLATVEIFGKRVLRGLVTSRILEKPRGYTEKVPFLALRFLVGLLGTGFVLIVVTLIGLLVFGNPNDRSVEITVAAIFLAFFMSRTIGDLWRMTLSPYLPQYRIPNLTDRDARRLYLWLWAISSYGVWSGYAATWIKEIGLNYNVYALLSLVLTLVAMLANIAMVLVNGRAIGGVIRSGRRPEDVPWALRSLSLIWAPALILFFVFGWLRHSFDLVLERDERISLNAGAYGVFLTMLVVYAVMNFALERYFDRIRRREDANRDHAAAEAEEAGDTLPRITHRPMSYEDLFRQVAGILALAAGSYALILIWLRDNKMVRETLVGNFLDVAIVLFVGYIVYNLFRIWIDGMIAQEVPADDGAELGDEGGASGASRLATLLPLFRGGILAVVVVTIALIALLELGVNVSPLFAGAGVIGIAIGFGAQTLVRDIFSGAFFLIDDAFRKGEYIDLGNVKGTVEKISVRSFQLRHHLGALQTVPFGEIQVLTNYSRDWVIMKLPLRVTYDTDVEKVRKLIKKLGQELMEDPVIGENFIQPLKSQGVIEMQDSAMIIRVKFMTKPGDQWLVRKRVYEEIRALFAREGIKFAHREVTVRLAEDHGEELTPRQREAVAGAVQATMDEEFDDEGGMGDDR